The following proteins are encoded in a genomic region of Dioscorea cayenensis subsp. rotundata cultivar TDr96_F1 chromosome 8, TDr96_F1_v2_PseudoChromosome.rev07_lg8_w22 25.fasta, whole genome shotgun sequence:
- the LOC120267667 gene encoding pathogenesis-related protein 1-like yields MAISNSKLAICLACIMALAMAGHTVAQSSPDDYVNAHNSARSEVGVGPVTWNDTVAAYAQNYANQRANDCQLIHSNGPYGENLFWGSGADYSGVDAVNAWVSEKQDYDYNSNTCAEGKVCGHYTQVVWSNSINIGCALVVCNNNAGIFIICSYFPAGNIDGERPY; encoded by the coding sequence ATGGCCATCTCCAACTCCAAGCTTGCAATCTGCTTAGCATGCATCATGGCACTAGCCATGGCAGGCCATACAGTGGCTCAAAGCTCACCAGATGACTACGTTAATGCCCACAACTCAGCTCGTAGCGAAGTCGGTGTCGGTCCGGTGACATGGAACGATACCGTGGCCGCCTATGCACAGAACTACGCCAACCAAAGAGCCAATGACTGTCAGCTCATCCATTCAAATGGACCTTATGGTGAGAACCTCTTTTGGGGTTCTGGGGCTGATTACAGTGGAGTTGATGCAGTGAATGCATGGGTCTCTGAAAAGCAAGACTATGATTATAATAGCAACACTTGTGCTGAAGGAAAGGTGTGTGGGCATTACACTCAGGTGGTATGGAGTAACTCAATAAACATTGGTTGTGCTCTTGTGGTGTGTAACAATAATGCTGGCATCTTCATCATCTGCAGCTATTTCCCTGCTGGGAATATAGACGGAGAGCGCCCTTACTAa